The Coffea arabica cultivar ET-39 chromosome 6e, Coffea Arabica ET-39 HiFi, whole genome shotgun sequence genome contains the following window.
AGTGGGTAGAAAGGGTGAAGAAAGGAGAATTGCCTAATTTTAACCTAGGTTCTGATGGGATTTTAAGGTTTCGAAATCGCGTTGTTGTACCCAAGGATGAAGAACTAAAGAAAGATATTTTGGAGGAATCTCACCGctctaggtatacggtgcaTCCAAGTAGTGGCAAAATGTACCAAGATCTtaaaagtctgtattggtgggataatatgaaggtGGAGATTGCCCAATTTGTGCAAAAGTGCCTTACGTGTCAACAAGTAAAAGCTGAGCATCAAAAATTGTCGGGTCTATTATAGCCTTTAGAGATACCGGAATGGAAGTGAGAGCACATAACGATGGACTTTGTATCAGGGTTGCCACAAACTCAAAAGGtcatgatgcgatttgggttATAGTGGACCGATTAACTAAAACTGCACATTTTCTGCCAGTTAATATGAAATACTCTTTGGAGAAACTTGTCAAACTCTATATGGACGAAGTTGTGAGATTACACGGGGTACCAGTAAGTATAGTATCAGACAGAGACCCTAGGTTTGTATCTCGATTCTGGCAGAAGCTGcaagaggctctaggaactaagttgaGCTATAGTACAGCGTATCATCCTCAAACTAATGGACAGTCtgagagaaccattcaaactcttgaggatatgttgagAGCCTGCATTGTAGATTTTGGAGGGAGTTGAAGCCAATATCTAACCCTGGTTGAGTTCGCgtataacaatagttatcactcttctattcaaatggccacatatgaagcactttatggaCGAAGATGTCGATCACCtattcattgggatgaagtaggagagaggaagatcATAGATCCAGCAACAATACCATGGGTTGAAAAAGCCTACGAAAAGGTAAAAGTGATACGTCAGATGCTTCAAATAGcccaaagtcgacaaaagagctatgccGACTATCgaagaaaggatttggagtttgaagcaGGGAATAAGGTGTTTCTTAGGGTTACTCCACTGAAAGGAAAGATTAAAGCAGGAAAGGAGAAAAAGTTGCAACCAAGATACATAGGACCTTTTAGTATACTTCAACGGGTAGGAAAGGTGGCTTATCGACTGGAGTTACCCGTCAGTCTATCGCGAAACCATGACGTTTTTCATGTTTcattgcttaagaaatatcacccagaTTCGACTCATATTTTACCACCAGAGGatattgaacttgatgagtcCTTAACCTATGAGGAACGACCTATTCGAGTGCTAGATCGGAAGGTGAAGGACTTGAGAAATAAGCGGATTCCACTGGTTAAGGTTCTATGAAAATACCATGAGgtggaggaagcaacttgggagttaGAGATAGACATGCAAGAGAAATATCCTGAGCTGTTTACGACTAaaagtatgaatttcgaggtcgaaatttttttaagggggagagagtgtgagaacttgcaaaatccctcatattttcttaaaatcccttttgttttgaataaattactttataatatctttactactcatttactccctcaatagttgtaataaataatagaattaagagttttacccttagttttatagtaAGGGTAAAATAGGATTTTtgcgtattttggtagtgtgattaattggtgaggtgtgtgtactaaatttggtggttaagagtgagttttatataagagaaagtgtgtgattagaagtacaaataataagttagtaaatcataagtgaaaacactagtacgcgcgagttaaggaaaattggCTCGAAcagacgtgcaccgtttgctaccgattgaatacaacacttgaacactactttattaccttaatctccttgtttttaatTGATCTAATTAGCTTTTAATTAACCCTTAAAGTGGCCAAAAATCTtgaccaaaagaaaagaggcaaaaaagaaaaattttgagatttaacCTTGAAGCGACACTTGGCGGAAATCCAACCAACTTTGACTAAACAAATTTCCTTCCTTGTTATCTTCAAATtggctttatttctttttcatttttcccttgGTTGGCCGAGctttaggagagaaaaaaaaaaagagagaaaacttacaacttcaaccttgaatcaagcttgtttgagtgaaatcaacaaaaccaaaccgattaaacttacctctTGGTGCTTGGAAGGCTTGGTGTGCTAAAATTTTGGGAAGATAGTGGTTTGTTTCTCACTTGCTAGAagcttttggaaggtataaggctTACACTTCCTTTCCTCTTGCTTAATCTTGCTAAGTTGGTATAGAAGCTTTTAATCTTGGCTTGCTATGGTTGATTGTTTAGTTTTTGATGGTGTAGTGACATGTTTAGCtaaggtttgcattttttcagcTTTGGTTGTTGTTGTTTACCTAGTAAGTGATGTTATTGAGTTAGGATATGGATTTGGTGAAGGGATTAATAGTTTGGTTGTGACTTTTTagagtaaaagttgaatttccagcatttgtggtgattctgccctgtttttggaaCCAAACTGACCTGCATATTtgtccatgataaaggccaaatcagttcttgctcaaaacatgaaagttgtagagaattaaGTTAGCTTTCTACCcagaaaattttagctcaatcggagtactgtatcttgtgaaataactaaaatacccctgactgcccaaaTGCCCTGTTTAACCGAcagctttttgttttctctgatatttcaatttttgaccctgaaaatgcgagAACTGAGTGTCAATATTTTCATAGGAAAcgtaggtctatgtcttagcttcgaaacgccataaaatttaccttgatccgatatacctagctgcagttatgaccaaaacactgaaggatgacaaatctgccacttagacattcttctttaaaacaagtttccaactttgatttTGATGGTTGCATTGCTAGCATTGACATGTATTTGAATGatattgagcctagttgaataACTATTTTGTTAAGCTTGCTTATATGttgaatttgggctgagttgaggaaaaaaatgaatccatatatggctggaaaatagcaaaatacaaagggcatgcctcccaaattttcactcgagggttaggcttatgtactcgcgacttgagcgagatttgaggtcgaattggACTTGAATCATCTATGGTAGTCGAGTTTCCTTTAGTCaaggtatataagctgaaatttttgccagaactcgtacccttgaaaagtAAAAGTTGAGACCCTTTCAAAATACAACTTTTTGGGTCTTTGATACCAAGTGCGACTTCCAAAGTCTAAATCACTTCTTGATCAaaactaaacgagcgagcatgaattttctagagtttgataagtaatttgaatactacttaaacgagttttaggtacttaattttcttgaagcgaaactcttGTGTTTCAAACCCTAGTTGATTTTAAACTCTTGCATAATATTTTATCGCATATTTGGACTCCATCCAAGGAGTTGCACCTAGGCGTAACCTTGCAAAGCACAAGACCttgggtgagtgcttccaagtgCATGTTTGTACTTGATACTTGCTTTTACATGTTTTACCAATGTGCTTAGAcaatatttgacttgtttgaatggacaagggtgtactttatcgcacttgtcctaaACGTGACTTGTTGTTGTGCCTTGAGTACACATGACTTGATATACCTGTCTATGCGTGAACactctggaattccagaaaccctgaggctaattaatcgagtcgagccgtcAAGGGCCTGgtcaattagataacgaactctgggtctcttgttttgtcgagtggagtgataccttctcgactaatcggtatactcgaatattaccacgcGTGTTTCtcgtggtgttcgggcccggtaagggggttgaatggtggacggattggcGTAAAGCGAGGCACTACTagactggttactttacttgaaggttgacggagagtcaactaatacttgatcaagctatggCGGAGCTATTTTGAAATAGCGGTTGTATCCTTTCACTTGACATGTTAAATATCCATTTCTTGGCTCATTTTCTAGATTTCATATGCTCGCTATTTTGATACTTATGAATTTAAATCATGGTTATCTTGCTATTTGGGTCTGCATGacgttttggaacctcactgagttttagctcactctattagcttttgttttccttatagggggtaCGAGCaagggcgtgagactggtacaaactaacgtagtctagtttttggatttttgcgattgtactcgcgctagt
Protein-coding sequences here:
- the LOC140009844 gene encoding uncharacterized protein, with the translated sequence MATYEALYGRRCRSPIHWDEVGERKIIDPATIPWVEKAYEKVKVIRQMLQIAQSRQKSYADYRRKDLEFEAGNKVFLRVTPLKGKIKAGKEKKLQPRYIGPFSILQRVGKVAYRLELPVSLSRNHDVFHVSLLKKYHPDSTHILPPEDIELDESLTYEERPIRVLDRKVKDLRNKRIPLVKVL